Proteins encoded together in one Musa acuminata AAA Group cultivar baxijiao chromosome BXJ3-6, Cavendish_Baxijiao_AAA, whole genome shotgun sequence window:
- the LOC135640289 gene encoding receptor-like protein EIX2, with the protein MGGPSRPHTTHSIYTCPPPPTISQYTMHSPNSIMASCTRTTHPVPRHYSFGLWLTSILLFTAATTPTTKGCVEGERDALLDFKTGIVKDPSSRLSSWRGRVDCCRWSGVVCDDTTGHVVELNLNPDYLNNETSIGGEIRPSLLLLTHLERLNLSHNDLSTDGLHWLSRLTSLRYLDMSFVNLSMASHDWLQAVNMLSSLEELHLHDCGLTDIPSSLSHVNLTALATLDISDNLFNSTIPNWLWKLHRLSYLDLSFSMFHGNISAGIGNLADLRELHLSDNSLSGPVPTEIGNLNSLQLINLTNNLLSGSLPTEIGKLSNLNILSLSSNSLEGTVSELHFARLTKLSELDLSENSLVISVDYNWVPPFQLQSIQLKSCKLGPAFPRWLRSQNSIEDLDLSNTSIEDVLPDWFWNISAFSINLSQNQINGTLPTFLEQMTNLATLKLSMNLLEGPIPRLPPSLSYLYLQNNSFSGSLSSISLPLELELLDLSHNHINGSMPSFICNLTQLRILDLSSNQISGEIPWCWQETNFLFYINLADNKLSGEIPSSIEKLTQLRSLHLNNNSLHGHLPLSLKHCSGLVFLDLGDNKFSGSIPTWIAQNFQNLEVLRLCSNMFFGNIPTELGQLHHLHIIDLANNNLSGPIPRSFGNLNATKSYRQRKLTGITYRALASSRPILSHFDGTYDDSITLTIKGKSLIFSIIVYLVNIIDFSNNNLTGEIPVEIGSLSALQILNLSRNNFVGQIPTTIGAMKSLETLDLSFNKFSGAIPQSLSDLYSLNHLNLSYNNLSGVIPLGNQLQTLNDSSIYIGNAYLCGAPLTKSCYDLKSNNVTKEDNKDGSFIPSYYLSIILGYLVGLWSVFIIMLFKKNGRVFYFQMFDKIYDRAYVFIKIRINRLTTD; encoded by the coding sequence ATGGGAGGGCCATCACGCCCGCACACCACCCACTCTATATATACATGTCCTCCACCGCCTACCATCTCTCAGTACACTATGCACTCACCAAATAGCATCATGGCCTCTTGCACCAGAACCACACACCCTGTGCCTCGGCACTACTCTTTCGGGCTTTGGCTTACGAGCATTCTTTTGTTCACGGCGGCAACAACGCCGACGACGAAGGGGTGCGTAGAGGGCGAGAGGGACGCCCTCCTCGACTTCAAAACCGGCATCGTCAAGGATCCTTCCAGCCGTTTGTCATCATGGCGAGGCCGAGTAGACTGCTGCAGATGGAGCGGGGTGGTCTGTGACGACACAACCGGCCATGTCGTGGAGCTCAACCTCAATCCAGACTATCTAAACAATGAGACGTCTATCGGAGGTGAGATCAGACCATCCTTGCTCCTGCTAACTCATTTGGAGCGTCTCAACCTCAGCCACAATGACTTATCGACCGATGGCCTGCACTGGCTCTCGCGTCTCACTTCCTTGAGATACCTCGACATGAGCTTTGTGAACCTTTCCATGGCCTCCCACGATTGGCTTCAAGCAGTGAACATGTTGTCCTCACTAGAGGAGCTACATTTACATGACTGTGGCCTCACCGACATcccctcttctctttcccatgtcaaCCTCACAGCACTGGCCACTCTGGACATCAGTGACAACCTCTTCAACTCCACCATCCCCAACTGGCTATGGAAACTCCACAGACTCTCTTATCTTGATCTCAGTTTTTCTATGTTTCATGGTAACATATCCGCTGGGATTGGAAATTTGGCCGATCTAAGAGAACTTCATCTTAGTGATAATTCACTTTCAGGTCCCGTACCCACTGAGATTGGAAATTTGAACAGTCTACAACTTATCAATCTCACGAATAATTTACTCTCTGGATCGTTACCTACTGAGATCGGCAAGCTTTCCAACCTCAATAttctttctctctctagtaaTTCCCTAGAGGGCACCGTGTCTGAACTCCATTTCGCTCGCTTAACCAAACTAAGTGAGCTCGATCTATCTGAAAACTCCCTAGTCATCTCAGTAGACTATAATTGGGTTCCCCCTTTTCAACTCCAATCCATTCAACTGAAGTCTTGTAAGTTGGGGCCTGCATTTCCAAGATGGCTCCGTTCACAAAACTCCATTGAGGATTTGGATTTGTCGAACACAAGCATCGAGGACGTCTTGCCTGATTGGTTTTGGAACATTTCCGCTTTTTCTATAAATCTCTCCCAAAATCAGATTAATGGTACTTTGCCAACTTTCTTGGAGCAAATGACAAACCTAGCCACTCTGAAACTAAGTATGAATTTGCTTGAAGGCCCTATTCCTCGTTTGCCACCTtccttgagttatttgtatctgcAAAATAATTCCTTTTCGGGATCGTTGTCATCAATTTCTCTCCCACTAGAATTGGAACTGTTGGATCTCTCACATAACCATATCAATGGGAGCATGCCATCATTTATCTGCAACTTGACACAACTTCGTATCCTCGATCTATCGAGCAACCAAATATCAGGTGAAATCCCTTGGTGTTGGCAAGAGACAAACTTCCTTTTCTACATTAATCTAGCAGATAATAAGCTCTCGGGAGAAATTCCTAGCTCTATTGAAAAGTTGACTCAGCTTCGGTCTTTGCACTTAAACAATAATAGTCTACATGGGCATCTTCCTCTGTCATTGAAACATTGCAGTGGATTAGTTTTTCTTGATCTTGGCGACAATAAATTCTCAGGTAGCATACCTACTTGGATTGCACAAAACTTTCAAAACCTAGAGGTACTCAGACTATGCTCAAATATGTTTTTTGGTAACATTCCTACAGAGCTTGGACAACTTCATCATCTACATATTATCGACCTTGCTAATAATAATTTATCAGGGCCAATTCCAcgctcctttggcaatttaaATGCAACAAAATCTTATAGGCAACGAAAATTGACTGGTATAACTTATAGAGCATTGGCAAGCAGTCGCCCTATTTTGTCGCATTTTGATGGCACTTATGATGATAGCATCACTCTAACTATAAAGGGAAAAAGTCTCATCTTTTCGATTATTGTTTACCTTGTCAATATTATAGACTTTTCAAATAATAATTTGACCGGAGAAATCCCAGTAGAAATTGGGTCTCTTTCGGCACTCCAAATTTTAAATCTATCAAGAAATAATTTTGTCGGCCAAATACCAACGACAATTGGTGCCATGAAGTCATTGGAAACTCTGGACCTTTCATTTAATAAGTTTTCTGGAGCCATTCCTCAAAGCTTGTCAGACCTATATTCTCTGAATCACTTGAATTTGTCTTACAACAATCTATCGGGAGTTATTCCTTTGGGAAATCAACTACAAACACTCAATGACTCATCCATTTATATTGGCAATGCATATCTATGTGGAGCTCCCCTCACCAAGAGTTGCTACGATCTTAAAAGTAACAATGTGACAAAAGAAGACAACAAAGACGGATCCTTTATACCGTCATATTATCTGAGTATCATACTCGGATATTTGGTTGGATTATGGAGCGTATTTATCATTATGCTGTTCAAGAAAAATGGGAgagttttttattttcagatgTTTGATAAAATATATGATAGAGCTTATGTTTTCATCAAAATAAGAATTAATAGATTAACAACTGATTGA